A single region of the Anaerolineales bacterium genome encodes:
- a CDS encoding OsmC family protein, which yields MTEKVTVRQKSNFEIQFRATNPDENDSELYQVDSVYALTPYTMLLASLGACTTIVLHTFAQNHGINLDIAEATVEYRRDFKQDCEDCEHIDRYEEHISESVSLEGDLSEQEREKLQTISQKCSIHKILEDGVRIVHPAK from the coding sequence ATGACAGAGAAGGTGACCGTGCGTCAAAAATCGAATTTTGAAATCCAATTTCGAGCCACGAACCCGGATGAGAATGATTCTGAGCTGTACCAAGTCGATAGTGTTTATGCTCTCACACCCTACACCATGCTGCTGGCATCTTTGGGCGCCTGTACAACCATCGTGCTGCATACGTTCGCACAAAATCATGGCATAAACCTGGATATTGCCGAAGCGACCGTAGAATACCGCCGTGACTTCAAGCAAGATTGTGAGGATTGCGAGCACATCGATCGTTACGAAGAACATATCTCCGAGTCTGTTTCCCTCGAAGGGGATCTTTCCGAGCAGGAACGAGAGAAGCTGCAAACGATCTCGCAGAAGTGTTCGATTCACAAGATCCTCGAAGACGGCGTGCGCATCGTGCATCCAGCCAAATGA
- a CDS encoding universal stress protein: MSEPDRKDRIERILVAVDASPNSIIALHTAIDLARRTRAELRALFIQESYLHHLGSYPFAREIGHYTAQSRRIGSREIRLQMRAQSKRIRSMLETLAKEARVHWTYNVMKGKTSDLKDAAEDADLIVLGRSGWSGRKKLGSTVQFILTQYPARTLIIGDRPGSPSPIFVVYDGSDSSKRALALASNLIRNSEGFLTVGILADTSERAKQLQKEAYQWLSERNLEPRFRWILDWSVDKVNALARTESCLLILPRSIEALEENAVSEVIDEMDCPVLFVQ, translated from the coding sequence ATGAGCGAGCCCGACAGGAAGGATCGAATCGAACGCATCCTCGTGGCCGTCGATGCCTCACCCAACAGCATCATTGCCTTGCATACCGCTATCGATCTTGCCCGGAGAACACGCGCGGAACTGCGAGCTTTGTTCATCCAGGAAAGCTATCTTCACCACCTGGGAAGCTACCCGTTTGCGAGAGAAATCGGGCACTACACCGCCCAATCGCGCCGCATTGGAAGCCGTGAAATCAGGCTCCAAATGCGGGCTCAATCCAAGCGAATCCGGAGCATGTTGGAAACGCTGGCGAAAGAGGCTCGCGTGCATTGGACGTACAACGTGATGAAGGGAAAGACATCCGATTTGAAAGACGCCGCAGAAGACGCCGATCTCATCGTACTGGGGAGAAGTGGATGGTCCGGACGCAAGAAGCTGGGTTCCACAGTACAGTTCATCCTGACCCAATATCCCGCACGCACGTTGATCATCGGAGACAGGCCGGGTTCACCCTCGCCGATATTCGTGGTATACGATGGGTCCGATTCTTCGAAACGGGCGCTGGCGCTTGCATCCAATCTGATCCGAAATTCGGAGGGTTTTCTTACGGTAGGTATCCTGGCGGATACATCCGAGCGGGCGAAGCAACTCCAGAAGGAAGCCTATCAATGGCTCAGCGAACGAAATCTTGAACCTCGCTTTCGCTGGATTCTCGATTGGAGCGTCGATAAAGTCAACGCACTCGCCCGAACCGAATCCTGCCTGCTCATTCTGCCACGCAGCATCGAAGCCCTGGAAGAAAATGCCGTTTCCGAGGTGATCGACGAGATGGACTGCCCCGTTCTATTCGTACAGTAG
- a CDS encoding ATP-binding protein: MAKEEIKPLGVEALYTACDPNQFDFDTTEDLKPLTQILGQPRAVEAVKFGVGIHQEGFNIFALGASGTRKKEIIQRFFEVASKNDEIPPDWCYVNNFDEPHKPRAIRLKTGMGVKFRDDMKKLSEDLHNALKGAFESEEYRTRLQEVQEEIQERQEEAFEDLRKKSEQKGMKMVRTPVGFVFAPTRDGEVISPEEYQQLPEDKRKELEEQTPELQEELQKILQQVPTWQRELREKVDQLNHEIAGLVVGGLINELRDKYHDFPEVIEFLDEVLEDVVANVRDIVIDEDQQQKIQQLSAQMNIGEDEASESPTLRRYHVNLIVDNSETENVPIIYEDNPTYQNLIGRVEHRAMMGALITDFGLIKPGSLHRANGGYLIIDARKLLTQPFAWEGLKRALRSGEIRIESPSQMYSLISTVSLEPEPIPLNVKVALLGEPMLYYLLNSLEPEFPQLFKVAADFEDRMERNSGNQKLYAQLIGELARKSDLQPLDRGAVVRVIEQSARMVEDSERLSIRTRAIADLLREADYWSKDNGHKVITREDVQKAIDSKIYRSDRLRERVQEGILRDTILIDTEGEKVGQVNGLSVLSLGDFSFGQPTRITARTRIGKGEVVDIEREVELGGPIHSKGVFILSALMGARYAGKRPLSLNASLVFEQSYGGVEGDSASSAELYALLSAIADVPIKQSLAVTGSVNHRGLTGNQGVLIPQSNVKHLMLRQDVRDAVADGKFVIYPVETIDEGMEILTGLPAGESDKDGNFPEGTMNGIVQQNLLEMAEERVRFSHDSKEPVK; encoded by the coding sequence CAACGATTTTTCGAAGTTGCGTCCAAAAACGATGAAATCCCACCCGATTGGTGTTACGTTAACAATTTCGATGAACCGCACAAACCAAGGGCAATTCGATTGAAAACAGGGATGGGTGTGAAGTTTCGAGACGACATGAAGAAGTTGTCCGAGGATCTACATAACGCACTCAAGGGCGCATTTGAAAGTGAGGAATATCGTACCAGGCTGCAGGAAGTCCAGGAGGAGATCCAGGAACGCCAGGAAGAAGCCTTCGAAGATCTGCGCAAAAAAAGCGAACAGAAAGGCATGAAGATGGTTCGCACGCCGGTGGGATTCGTATTCGCCCCTACTCGAGACGGCGAAGTGATCTCGCCGGAAGAATACCAACAACTTCCGGAAGATAAACGCAAAGAACTGGAAGAACAAACCCCCGAGCTCCAGGAAGAACTGCAGAAAATTCTCCAGCAGGTGCCGACGTGGCAGCGAGAACTGCGCGAGAAGGTCGATCAGTTAAACCATGAGATTGCCGGTCTGGTCGTGGGTGGTCTGATTAACGAACTCCGGGATAAATACCACGACTTTCCCGAGGTCATCGAATTTCTGGACGAAGTCCTGGAAGACGTGGTCGCCAACGTTCGCGACATCGTCATAGATGAAGACCAGCAGCAAAAAATCCAGCAGTTATCGGCTCAAATGAACATCGGAGAAGATGAAGCCTCCGAATCCCCGACATTACGTCGCTATCATGTGAATTTGATCGTCGACAACAGCGAAACAGAAAACGTACCGATCATCTACGAGGACAATCCCACTTATCAAAACCTGATCGGTCGAGTCGAACACCGGGCGATGATGGGCGCCCTGATCACCGATTTCGGACTCATCAAGCCGGGCTCGCTCCATCGAGCCAACGGCGGCTATTTGATCATCGACGCCCGGAAGCTGCTCACGCAGCCTTTTGCCTGGGAGGGCTTGAAACGAGCGCTCAGGTCTGGCGAGATACGCATCGAGTCACCAAGCCAGATGTACAGCCTGATCAGCACCGTCTCGCTGGAACCGGAGCCGATCCCCTTGAACGTGAAAGTCGCGTTACTGGGAGAGCCGATGCTGTATTATCTGCTCAACTCCCTGGAACCGGAATTCCCGCAGTTGTTCAAGGTGGCCGCTGATTTCGAAGACCGCATGGAGCGAAATTCCGGCAACCAGAAACTCTATGCGCAGCTGATCGGCGAACTGGCGCGGAAATCCGATCTGCAGCCGCTCGATCGCGGCGCGGTCGTGAGGGTCATCGAACAAAGCGCGCGCATGGTCGAAGACTCCGAGAGGCTGTCCATTCGCACCCGGGCAATCGCCGACCTGCTGCGGGAGGCGGACTACTGGTCGAAAGATAATGGGCACAAAGTCATCACCCGTGAAGACGTCCAGAAAGCGATCGATTCCAAAATCTACCGCTCCGACCGGCTGCGCGAACGAGTGCAAGAGGGCATCCTGCGAGACACGATCCTGATCGACACCGAGGGGGAAAAGGTCGGCCAGGTGAACGGCCTCTCCGTACTCTCGTTGGGCGATTTTAGCTTCGGCCAACCGACGCGGATCACGGCACGCACTCGCATCGGCAAAGGTGAAGTCGTCGATATCGAACGCGAGGTCGAATTGGGAGGCCCGATCCATTCCAAGGGCGTATTTATTCTCTCCGCCCTGATGGGGGCCAGGTACGCCGGCAAGCGGCCTTTGTCGTTGAACGCCAGTCTGGTTTTCGAACAATCCTACGGCGGCGTAGAAGGAGACAGTGCATCCTCGGCCGAGCTGTACGCGCTGCTATCCGCCATCGCCGATGTACCGATCAAGCAGTCCCTCGCCGTAACCGGGTCTGTGAATCACAGAGGGCTGACCGGGAATCAAGGTGTTCTCATCCCACAATCGAACGTAAAACACCTCATGCTCCGACAGGACGTGCGTGATGCCGTCGCCGACGGGAAATTCGTCATCTATCCCGTCGAGACCATCGACGAAGGAATGGAGATTCTCACCGGATTGCCTGCCGGAGAATCCGATAAAGATGGGAATTTCCCCGAGGGTACGATGAACGGCATCGTTCAGCAAAACTTACTGGAGATGGCGGAAGAACGCGTGCGCTTCAGCCATGATTCGAAAGAGCCCGTGAAATGA